The genomic interval ATTCATTACCTACATGTGGCAGGAAACAGCTGATCCTCAGTTGCTATATTATATGACAGCCTCTAAATACCTCTCGAATGCAAGAAGCTTCTTCGCCCTTCCCCTGGGAGTAAAACTTGTGTGGCTATTCATGTCAATATTATTTCAGCAAGTACAAATGAGAAAACGTTTGTTCACTGTGAGAGTCTAATGTAATAATCCCTTACAGTGACCGTCTCATTCCGCTACAATTATAAGTGTGAATTTATTGCCGTGATGGTGCCGGAGACGGCAGCATACAATTCCCCTTTGGCTTTCCCATGCCTCGTCGATGCTATTCAGTTTTCCTAATGTGAACATACTGATGAGGAAGTGCGTGCAGGATCATCATTGCTAAGTGATGAGGTGAAGAACCGTTTTAGTTTCTTGCACTCTAAATAAGGAAACTGCCTGCCAGACATATGACCATTCAACCAATTTGGTCCTTGGAGCTCCCCTTCAGATGTAACATTTTCACAAAGTTGTCCCAAGTAATTCATTCCAGCTTTGACTCTTCGGTGGTTTCTTGTATCGGAAGACCCACAAAGGTGGCTGAGCAGGTTAGTGATGAGGGTATTTGTCCACAGCCGGTTTATCCTTGGCATGTTGTTGATGTCAGAATGACGTTGAGATATAGGACAGCCTCTGAAGTATAAAGATAGGCCGAGCAAATATATCTGGCTGCCCACTAGTACTCGAGAGCTACAAAACATGGTCCCCACCACTTTTATGTTTGCTGGGCTCTATGTATTCTCTACTCATTTTCTCCCAGGCTTTGGTTTCATGTCAGCAATCCCTATCTGCCTTCCAAAAATAAGCTCCTACCGCCATGCTGAAGAGAGAAAAACAAGGAAGGCGGTATTTTTAGGGCCATTAATTCTGACCACGTGTCCAGAAGGTGAACCGGATGGCCGTTGCACAAAGACTACTCATCACTATGTCCTACGGAGCCAGAATTCACTGGACGTTGCCTGTTTTTCTACTGCTGGGTTTTGTGGGGGACATTGTTTCTTCGTACCCTATACCCTACAGGGCTAATGGATCATTACTGGAAAGGACATGGGAATCGTTGTTCTCCAGGTCAATTGGAATGTCTTCCGACAAATTGGATGCAAAGTGGAAGAGCGATTATTTGCAGGGAATTAAGAGACAACGGAGGCTTTACTGCAATGTCGGAATTGGGTTTCATCTGCAGGTCCTCCCAGATGGAAGGATAAATGGTGTGCACAATGAAAATCCATATAGTGAGTTATATCCTGAAATTCAATGCCAAATGATGTCATGCATGTAAAATAGAGCTGGTTAGTGGGAACAATAATTATTTCATCTGTAAGAAACATAATGGTTGTTTAATGAATCTCCGACTGTCATTTAGGCTTAAAATgttaacagtaataataataataataattattattattattattactattattaatattattctaagtattattattactgttaatattgtttttaattttttattattattgttattacttgtattattattaatttttttattattattattattattattattattattattattattattattattattgtatttatattttcattaatactttctttttttataccaatatattatttttattattcccttttgtttctttttattcaAAAATGTACTTGGCTGCAACAAATATTTACATTTAGTCTATCCCTTGATAAATCAAACctgagaaataaaaataattaaaaattacaaaaatatattttcattctAGGAAAACCTAGACTTATAGAATTATAGTTGATGCAGCAAAATATCAACCCCAACTTGGGGATCATATGGGTTAAATATCACCAAAAATATCCAATTTCTAAATCTAAATACACTCAAATAAATGATGCATCTAAAGATAATGGGTTAATAttacataaaaatatatttttatttttgaagtgATGACAGTAGTGTTTGTAAGTTTCTTTACATATTGGGATAGTGTGTAGCTCAGTAGGTGACAGATCTTATTGCCTGGAGTAGAATACTTATcatataatatattgtattgtTTAGAACATGGTCCCTtgttaggatatatatatattcaattcATTATTTTAtaggctatctatctatctatctatctatctatctatctatctatctatctatctatctatctatctatctatctatctatctatctatctatctcatatctatctcatatctatctatctatctatctatctatctatctatctatctatctatctatctatctatctatctatctatctatctatctatctcatatctatctacctatctatctcatatctatctatctatctatctatctatctatctatctatctatctatctatctatctatctatctatctatctatctatctatctatctatctatctatctcatatctatctacctatctatctcatatctatctatctatctatctatctatctatctatctatctatctatctatctatctatctatctatctatctatctatctatctatctatctatctatctatctatctcatatctatctatctatctatctatctatctatctatctatctatctatctatctatctatctatctatctatctatctatctatctatctatctatctatctatctatctcatatctatctacctatctatctcatatctatctatctatctatctatctatctatctatctatctatctatctatctatctatctatctatctatctatctatctatctatatataaaatatatatatatatatatatatatatatatatatatatatatatatatatatagttattgggtatatcttttatatttatatattttaggtATTTATGTTGTAATTTAGTTGTTACACATTTTACAAATgtaggcctcattcagatgggtatattgtatatgtgtttaCCTGTCCATAGCTCCGGAAGTGACTCCCGCATTCCACACGGTTCTGTTGAACCGTACTTAAAGTTCCATAGATCCTATTGTACTTTAGATTCAGTTCAGCAGACCCCATGGGGGTCCGGTTATTACTTCTGGAATACAAACAGTTAAACACAGGTATAGTACGCCCCCTGATTGAGGCCCAAGGGATGAACCTTGTGTTACTGATCATTGTGGCGTATCTTACACATAATATTTTTCATATTCAATCCTATACTCGATTGTTTATTCTGATATTTTATATAGATTAGGCTCAGTATTATATGTCGTCCCAAGGGTCctatatcatgtttgttttttcattggTATACCTCTGTTTAAAAAAAGGACTTTTGGCATACGTTGGGTCAATATGGATACGTTTGGCTTATCCGCTAGGTGCTTTCCAGGCACATACGCTGAATGTAGTGTTCAAACGTGATCTGAACAGAGCCTTGTatattttattttgacattttacttagTAGAATGTGAATATTTATGGTGGTTATCCAACAAGTGACTTTTATGACATTTCCTCTAGATGTAAAAAGTGGTAAAAGGCGATTTTGGGCGATTGTGTCCATGAGTCTAAAGTTTTTGAAGTAGTCTGTTTTTCATGTAACAGGTGAAATGGGTCATATATTTGTGTGCAATATAAGAGATGGTTATAATTTACATCAATGTTTCTCAACCTGCGACTCTCCagttgttgcaaaactacaactcccattatGCACTGACAGTGTGAACACTGGTCTAGAGGAATGATATCGCTGCATAGAAAATACATATGAAAGATATAGCAGATTAGTGACTAATTATGCCTGCATGAGCAGATTCTTCATATCTTTCATAATCTCAGTTGGATTGTAAGCTCTTCAGGGCAGGTGCTATTGTAGAATACTTGTTTTATCTTATGTATCAGTATGTATTGGAGACTGTAAAGAGAGTATATCATGTAACAGTGTATATGTATTTGGCTGTATCTCTGCCTATACAATGGAATTTAATTTCAAGAGTAGTTGGGAAAACCTCTAACAAGGAGACACTGTATCTCCTGCCGTTCACCGATCCCCATTTTACACATATCCCAAACTTCATTGTCATACTCCCACCTGGGGACCAGCATCCACCTTCTCCTGCATAATGGGCTACCAGCACTTATATAACGTGGGTGACCACTCTGGATCTACACGAGAGCGTGCGGACTCAGAGTGGTCACCTGTGATTGGTGTTCAGCAGCTACCCAAACTCTTTGCCGCTGCCTAGCAAGCCCTTTATTTGCAGAGAGTATTCGATAGGTAATCTGAAGGACTTTCGAATGTATATTTACACatggaaacaatttttttttccactggatttttcttttaaattatCTTCTAAAATATCACATAGACCAGCAATTTCAACAATAAAGGGACCAGGGTACTCTGAAGTCAGGAGGAGCAAGGAGCACTGATCCAGACATCTAAATCTCAGAGCAACGCCCAAAATATTGAACACTCTacagcagtggtctccaatctgCGGCTCTAGAGCTGTTCGgaaactactactcccagcataAACTGACAGCCTGcagcatgttgggagttgtatatTTACAACAGCTGATGAGCCACAGGTTAGAGACCACTGATCTACAGCGCCTTGATTTTGGGACCAGGTCGTCTGTGGTGCCCCCTCCTTTCTTATATTGACGATAGGAAAGGTGCCACATGGGTTGAAACGCTCATGTTTCCTCATAGTTGGTGCACCTTTTGGCATggatggccaaaaatgatcgattATCATAAATGAGATCTCACAAAATTGATTCagctgctttaaagaggctctgtcaccagattttgcaacccctatctgctattgcatcagataggcgctgcaatgtagattacagtaacgtttttattttttaaaaacgagcatttttggccaagttatgaccatttttgtatttatgcaaatgaggcttgcaaaagtccaagtgggtgtgtttaaaagtaaaagtccaagtgggcgtgtattatgtgcgtacatcggggcgtgtttactacttttactagctgggcgttctgacgagaggtatcatccacttctcttcagaacgcccagcttctggcagtgcagcactgtgacgtcactcacaggtcctgcatcgtgtcggcaccagaggctacagttgattctgcagcagcatcagcgtttgcaggtaagtagctacatcgacttacctgcaaacgccgatgctgctgcagaatcatctgtagcctctggtgccgatgtgtcctcgctcgtctgacacgatgcaggacctgtgagtgacgtcacagcgtgatctctcgagaacacggctgtgtctgcactgccagaagctgggcgttctgaagagaagtggatgatacttctatacacaacgcccagctagtaaaagtagtaaacacgccccgatgtacgcacataatacacgcccacttggacttttacttttcaacacgcccagttgtacttttgcaagcctcatttgcataaatacgaaaatggtcataacttggccaaaaatgctcgttttttaaaaataaaaacgttactgtaatctacattgcagcgcctatctgctgcaatagcagataggggttgcacaatctggtgacagagcctctttaaggggaacTTCTTGTTgaccatatccccccccccccccccccaagtgtcTCAGTTCAATGTGACAGCACCTGATTGCCCACATTTCTGAAATGCCACAGTTCTGAAATGCCTTGGTTATGCCATTTGCTGAACTCTGGTACTACAGAACTGAGTTACATGTGAGCGGTCATTGATTGGTCTCTTTACTACTAAAGGGGAACAAAGTGATGCGGGAATGTGGCGCAGGTAAGTGTTTGGACAGGAGGTAGGCCTGGTACTCCTAGGGGCAATCCAGAATGTGGAGAGGGAAAGTTCTCAGGCAGGAGAGACACATACCTTGCCTCCCCTGAATGAGCGATTCCTTGTTAATGATTCCTCATATACCTTGTATTGCATGTATACATTATATAAGTATTAACAATGTGTCGActgagctttttttgtttttctcaggTCTAATAGAAATTTCGACAGTAGAACGAGGGGTTATAAGCTTGTTTGGTGTGAAAACAAACTTCTTTGTAGCAATGAATAACAAAGGGAGAGTGTACGCTTCGGTAAGTATTGTATATTTAATACTAATACATGTTATGGCATAAAACGGAGAATTGACTGCAATTATAGAAATGCGCACCAGTCTTGTGGGGTGGGAAAAATAGGAGTCATGACCCCTCTCGTCCATAgaattaaaggggctttccgaTAATGGTGAATTGATTTAGACAAACCATCAATGTCTAAATGGCAGATCACTGAAAACCTACTGATGCCTGGAACAAagcgtttttttggtcactttgtaagttttttttttacaaaatagcgCCAATGTTTACCTTGTTCTAGGTCAAAATTCCAACACAGTCCCATTCACACTCAATTGAATAGGATTGTGTTCCAATTTTCATCAAGGaacatggaggggggggggggggtgactgcagCATCTTCATTCTAGGCATCGCTGTGGGAACCCTGATCCTTTGTTCAACAAGGAGATAAGCGTCACAATGgttgtctggcagctgcttatccttATGGCAAAATTAGTTTTAGCATTCCATtacaataattattatttttttaacatatcaCAAACT from Rhinoderma darwinii isolate aRhiDar2 chromosome 3, aRhiDar2.hap1, whole genome shotgun sequence carries:
- the FGF6 gene encoding fibroblast growth factor 6, with product MAVAQRLLITMSYGARIHWTLPVFLLLGFVGDIVSSYPIPYRANGSLLERTWESLFSRSIGMSSDKLDAKWKSDYLQGIKRQRRLYCNVGIGFHLQVLPDGRINGVHNENPYSLIEISTVERGVISLFGVKTNFFVAMNNKGRVYASRTFQDECMFKEILLSNNYNAYESKIYPGSYLGLSKHGKIKRGTKISPAMTVTHFLPRI